From a region of the Leptospira montravelensis genome:
- a CDS encoding DUF2804 domain-containing protein, protein MPEIKKQIPLLNTDGTLTEEGWARSPLWTYNRENIAASALRIKEWDYYSILSPSKDFGITITASDLGYAGLFAICFLDFKKGIFKQIDTLSVLPLGKTGFPLVNHTGVVQFEDKKLRIRFETIPGKRILEFESKSFEAPDGGKGIQGKIELNEPKMDSMNIATSWKENRKAFYYNTKINCMPATGQVQVGNTSYQFDSQKDFGALDWGRGVWTYKNRWYWGSVSAWLDGKPFGLNLGYGFTDRTPASENVIFYDGKIHKLDEVNFIIDTKNYMAPWKFTSNNNRLELDFTPIVDRSSYMNFLVIKTVQHQVFGKFNGTVVLDDGKKLKLENILGFAEDVLNHY, encoded by the coding sequence ATGCCTGAGATTAAAAAACAAATCCCACTACTCAATACCGATGGAACCCTCACAGAGGAAGGTTGGGCAAGGTCACCTCTATGGACCTATAATCGCGAAAATATTGCAGCATCTGCATTAAGAATCAAAGAATGGGACTACTACTCTATTTTATCGCCTTCAAAAGATTTTGGAATAACAATCACTGCATCTGACTTAGGTTATGCGGGGCTTTTTGCCATTTGTTTTTTGGATTTCAAAAAAGGAATATTCAAACAAATTGATACCCTTTCTGTATTACCTCTTGGTAAAACTGGATTCCCACTTGTGAATCATACTGGAGTCGTTCAATTTGAGGACAAAAAACTTCGTATCCGTTTTGAAACGATACCTGGGAAAAGAATATTAGAATTTGAATCTAAGTCTTTTGAAGCTCCAGATGGAGGCAAAGGAATCCAAGGTAAAATTGAACTGAATGAACCAAAAATGGATTCCATGAATATCGCAACTTCCTGGAAAGAAAACAGAAAGGCATTTTATTATAATACCAAAATCAATTGTATGCCAGCAACTGGCCAAGTACAGGTGGGAAATACTAGTTATCAATTTGATTCCCAAAAAGATTTTGGTGCATTGGATTGGGGACGTGGAGTTTGGACTTATAAAAATAGATGGTATTGGGGTTCCGTATCCGCATGGTTAGATGGAAAACCTTTTGGACTCAACTTAGGATATGGGTTTACTGATAGGACTCCTGCTTCAGAAAACGTCATCTTTTACGATGGCAAAATTCATAAACTAGATGAAGTAAATTTTATCATCGATACCAAAAACTATATGGCACCTTGGAAATTCACTTCCAATAACAATCGTTTAGAATTGGATTTTACACCTATTGTGGATCGAAGTTCCTATATGAATTTTTTAGTGATCAAAACAGTCCAACACCAGGTGTTTGGAAAATTTAATGGAACAGTGGTTTTGGATGATGGAAAAAAACTAAAACTTGAGAACATCCTCGGTTTTGCCGAAGACGTTCTGAATCATTACTAA
- a CDS encoding DsbA family oxidoreductase produces the protein MSTNSEPFSIDIVSDVACPWCYVGKKKLELALQTVGNKIDPQVRWRPFQLSPEIPESGIDYKEHLTQKFGSLDRLDGAWQRLTEIGKSVGIPFQFEAIPKATNTLILHALVAGLSTLEEQAKLVDLFFAANFTEGKDLTNKEVIWKVAEPIYKDRTKFDAIFENPELKENIRQEISYYHQNGISGVPYFIIGGKYAVSGAQDPSVFVEVIETVLKERESEKPS, from the coding sequence ATGTCAACCAACTCTGAACCTTTTTCCATTGATATCGTGTCCGATGTAGCTTGCCCCTGGTGTTATGTAGGAAAAAAGAAACTAGAGTTGGCTCTCCAGACTGTTGGAAACAAAATAGATCCCCAAGTTCGATGGAGACCTTTCCAACTTTCGCCAGAAATTCCTGAATCTGGGATTGATTACAAAGAACACCTAACACAAAAATTTGGAAGTTTGGACCGGTTGGATGGTGCTTGGCAACGTTTGACAGAAATTGGTAAATCGGTAGGCATTCCTTTTCAGTTTGAAGCCATCCCCAAAGCTACCAATACCCTCATTTTACACGCACTGGTTGCGGGACTTTCGACTTTAGAAGAACAGGCAAAACTCGTAGATTTGTTTTTTGCAGCAAACTTTACTGAAGGTAAAGACCTCACAAACAAGGAAGTGATTTGGAAAGTAGCAGAGCCGATTTATAAAGATCGCACCAAATTTGATGCCATTTTTGAAAACCCAGAACTCAAAGAAAATATCCGACAAGAGATTTCTTATTACCATCAAAATGGAATTAGTGGCGTTCCTTACTTTATTATTGGCGGTAAGTATGCTGTGAGTGGGGCACAAGATCCTTCTGTTTTTGTAGAAGTCATTGAGACTGTATTAAAAGAACGAGAATCAGAAAAACCAAGTTGA
- a CDS encoding GMC oxidoreductase: MSPSIPKEQNFDYDFIIVGSGFGGSVSAYRLSQKGYKVLVIESGKRWKSTDFPKTNWSLRKYLWMPKLGFYGIQRINLLNDFLLVSGSGVGGGSLVYACTLYVPSSKVLNSPLYSQMGGEKALLPYYDVAKHMLGVTENPQLWEPDQLLLETAKTFGKENTFRRTPVGIYFGNKKDPKDPFFGGDGPDRDPCNFCGGCMVGCRHNAKNTLDKNYLFLAEKLGAVILPETKVTSLIPLNEKGLPDPEASGEFGYELETNSTTGWFGYPKRKFRSQQVVLSAGVMGTVGLLLKMQQENKMIRLSEKLGDTVRTNSETVLPVTVPASKGADYSRGIAITSSVHPDENTHIEPVRYSKGSDFFGVLASVMTDGGGKFPRPLKFFWTMLRHPIYFLKAHNPVGFAKNSIILLVMQTVDNSVRLVRKRRIIWPFQRTITSALSTGEPTPTYIPIANAFTRKLAEIVGGIPRSSLNDTLLSAPVTGHIMGGCIVADSSERGVIDLENKVYGYENLRVCDASMLTVNLGVNPSLTITALSERAMSFVPTKDKVATQFLTFETKKGFDKILGAVPKKSSVKKSTSVRKRVS, from the coding sequence ATGAGTCCATCCATTCCAAAAGAACAAAATTTTGATTATGACTTTATTATAGTCGGTTCCGGCTTTGGCGGTTCTGTTTCTGCTTACAGGTTATCACAAAAAGGTTATAAAGTTTTAGTGATAGAATCTGGAAAAAGATGGAAATCTACCGACTTTCCCAAAACCAATTGGAGCCTTCGAAAATATTTATGGATGCCCAAGTTAGGTTTTTATGGAATTCAAAGAATCAATTTGCTCAATGATTTTTTACTAGTAAGTGGATCTGGTGTGGGAGGTGGTTCCTTGGTGTATGCATGTACCTTGTATGTTCCTTCTTCCAAAGTATTAAATTCACCTTTGTATTCCCAAATGGGTGGGGAAAAGGCTCTATTACCATATTATGATGTTGCTAAGCACATGTTAGGTGTGACAGAAAACCCACAACTTTGGGAACCAGACCAACTGCTTTTAGAAACAGCAAAAACATTTGGCAAAGAAAATACTTTTCGAAGAACTCCTGTAGGAATTTACTTTGGAAACAAAAAAGATCCTAAAGACCCATTTTTTGGAGGTGATGGACCCGATCGTGATCCTTGTAATTTCTGTGGTGGTTGTATGGTGGGTTGCCGCCATAATGCAAAAAACACTTTAGATAAAAACTATTTATTCTTAGCAGAAAAGTTAGGTGCTGTCATCCTTCCAGAAACCAAAGTTACTTCTCTAATCCCTCTCAATGAAAAAGGCCTACCTGATCCAGAGGCAAGTGGTGAGTTTGGATATGAATTGGAAACTAACAGTACGACAGGTTGGTTTGGTTATCCGAAAAGAAAGTTTCGTTCACAGCAAGTGGTTTTGTCTGCCGGAGTAATGGGAACGGTTGGCTTACTTCTTAAAATGCAACAAGAAAACAAAATGATTCGGTTATCTGAAAAGTTAGGTGATACGGTTCGAACGAATAGTGAAACCGTACTTCCAGTCACAGTTCCAGCGAGTAAAGGTGCGGATTATTCGCGGGGAATTGCCATTACCTCTTCGGTCCATCCTGACGAAAATACGCATATTGAGCCGGTTCGTTATTCCAAAGGTTCAGATTTTTTTGGTGTTCTTGCGAGTGTGATGACTGATGGAGGAGGAAAGTTTCCAAGACCTCTTAAATTTTTTTGGACTATGCTTCGCCATCCCATTTATTTTTTAAAAGCACATAACCCAGTTGGATTTGCAAAAAATTCGATCATCTTACTTGTTATGCAAACGGTTGACAATAGCGTACGACTTGTACGTAAAAGAAGAATCATTTGGCCTTTCCAAAGAACCATCACTTCCGCTCTTTCCACTGGCGAACCTACACCAACTTACATTCCGATCGCCAATGCTTTCACAAGGAAATTGGCAGAAATTGTGGGTGGAATTCCCAGAAGTTCCTTAAATGATACACTACTGAGCGCACCAGTCACTGGACATATTATGGGCGGTTGTATTGTGGCTGATTCTTCAGAACGTGGTGTGATCGATTTGGAAAACAAAGTTTATGGATATGAGAACTTACGAGTTTGTGATGCATCCATGCTTACTGTAAACTTAGGAGTGAATCCAAGTTTGACCATCACAGCCCTATCCGAACGTGCTATGAGTTTTGTGCCGACGAAAGACAAAGTGGCCACTCAATTTTTAACATTTGAAACCAAAAAAGGTTTCGATAAGATCCTTGGAGCGGTCCCTAAAAAATCTTCTGTTAAAAAATCGACTTCTGTGAGGAAACGCGTATCATAA
- a CDS encoding ankyrin repeat domain-containing protein, with translation MSLIDVAKSGSIEDWDVEISDGADPNELDSYGTNALSWMLKMESAELFRHAIQKGAAPLSPYATPGNVVFDVLNQNKESFLQILVDTVSVWKNSNHLLARDKHGNTIFHLSVLESAESLWEVLVDSLTEEIVSLRNEEGRSVFLEAVVEGRLEVVKGLLSKYQNLIQHKDREGKTALHLVAERNLHELCSYFLEEGNVSLETKDELGNTALFLSASADAVECLTDLLHTGANPFVWGENEESITRLLDREKFGHSFKTWKDFVIQKSVLGVGYSRREEMVDYIRKEKPFKPEELTKAKLVDLI, from the coding sequence ATGAGTTTGATTGACGTAGCCAAATCAGGTAGTATTGAAGACTGGGATGTTGAGATCAGTGATGGTGCAGATCCCAATGAATTAGATTCTTATGGAACGAATGCGCTCTCTTGGATGTTAAAGATGGAGAGCGCAGAACTTTTCCGCCATGCCATCCAAAAAGGTGCAGCTCCATTATCTCCTTACGCCACACCAGGAAACGTAGTCTTTGATGTGCTAAATCAAAATAAAGAGTCGTTTCTCCAAATCTTAGTGGATACCGTTTCTGTTTGGAAAAACTCAAATCACCTTCTCGCAAGGGATAAACATGGAAATACTATCTTTCATTTGTCAGTCCTTGAGTCCGCAGAATCACTTTGGGAAGTTCTTGTTGATTCATTAACCGAAGAGATAGTTTCTCTACGAAATGAAGAAGGAAGATCGGTATTTTTAGAAGCGGTTGTAGAAGGTCGATTGGAGGTAGTGAAAGGGCTACTTTCAAAGTATCAGAATCTCATTCAACACAAAGACAGGGAAGGGAAAACAGCACTCCACTTGGTTGCAGAAAGAAACTTACATGAGTTATGTTCTTATTTTTTAGAAGAAGGAAATGTTTCATTAGAAACAAAAGACGAATTGGGAAATACTGCCTTGTTTTTATCTGCCTCGGCTGATGCGGTGGAATGTTTAACAGACCTTCTTCATACCGGTGCCAATCCTTTTGTTTGGGGAGAAAATGAAGAATCAATCACTAGGTTACTGGACCGAGAAAAATTTGGTCACTCTTTTAAAACATGGAAAGACTTTGTGATTCAAAAATCAGTTCTTGGTGTTGGATATTCACGCCGTGAAGAAATGGTTGATTACATTCGAAAAGAAAAGCCATTCAAACCAGAAGAACTAACCAAGGCAAAGTTAGTTGATCTGATTTGA
- a CDS encoding EAL domain-containing protein: MRPSFPEAQLIDTPSGKVPKKYSCAECRNGAGLDFSFTMAFQPIVDWNQKTIYSHEALVRGINGESAYSILSKVNSTNRYQFDQACRIKAIQLASQIGIPSYLNINFLPNAVYQPETCIRTTLEASKEYQFPLNRLVFELTEGEEVLDHDHIINIFKTYQEYGFLTAIDDFGSGYSGLNLLAKFQPDLIKLDMELIRNIHTNSVAQKLTKAIANVCQEIGIAVIAEGVETTDELKVLVDMGISLYQGYLFSKPAFESVGEVVFPTL; encoded by the coding sequence ATGAGACCAAGTTTTCCTGAAGCACAGTTAATCGATACCCCAAGTGGTAAAGTTCCCAAAAAATACAGTTGTGCGGAATGTCGTAACGGGGCAGGTCTAGATTTTTCTTTTACAATGGCTTTCCAACCAATCGTTGATTGGAATCAGAAAACCATTTATTCACATGAAGCACTGGTGCGTGGAATTAATGGCGAATCCGCTTATTCCATTCTTTCGAAAGTAAATTCAACTAACAGATACCAGTTTGACCAAGCTTGCCGAATCAAAGCCATCCAACTCGCAAGTCAAATAGGGATTCCATCTTATTTGAATATTAACTTTTTGCCTAATGCTGTTTACCAACCAGAAACTTGTATCCGCACGACTCTCGAAGCTAGTAAGGAATACCAATTTCCTTTGAATCGATTGGTGTTTGAATTAACAGAAGGGGAAGAAGTACTAGACCATGACCATATCATCAATATTTTTAAAACTTACCAAGAATATGGATTTTTGACTGCCATTGATGATTTTGGCTCCGGTTACTCTGGACTCAATTTACTCGCAAAATTCCAACCTGACCTCATTAAGTTAGATATGGAACTTATCCGAAACATCCATACCAATTCTGTAGCTCAAAAATTAACCAAAGCCATTGCGAATGTTTGTCAGGAAATTGGAATCGCAGTGATAGCCGAAGGTGTAGAGACTACCGATGAATTGAAAGTATTGGTAGATATGGGAATTTCTCTCTACCAAGGGTATTTGTTTTCCAAACCAGCCTTTGAATCTGTTGGTGAAGTGGTTTTTCCTACTCTTTAA
- the mnmE gene encoding tRNA uridine-5-carboxymethylaminomethyl(34) synthesis GTPase MnmE, translating to MIDTIAALSTAQGPGAIGILRVSGSAVLPIALAVLQKNGSPLTEEFIKNQKRTAIFCDFVSADKPLDQIVFFYFPSPNSYTGEDLAEFHLHGNPILLKRALQILFDKGARPAQKGEFTKRAYLNGKINLSGAEAIGRLIEARSRYELELAQKNVFGEITKLSSKIRSDLISLKAECEAEIDFSTEDLTFESLEERKNRMISLKNLCSKLIKDSERAETLILQSTVVLFGEPNTGKSSLMNLLIGKDRSIISDIPGTTRDYIAEELSLDGIPIRLVDTAGIRETSDNIEQMGIERSKREADSANVKLLLIDASAPFDKSSFLTKHKERLRGAILVANKIDEKHKDWNRNQFEDLQNEFELEITEISCKTKVGIPKLLELLKTKLISNDNSEDMVLLEDRQRFHIQKIETSLTEAIRLMEDSAPAEIYIQEINSSLKEIGEVNGHVDNEEILGRIFSKFCVGK from the coding sequence TTGATTGATACCATCGCGGCATTGTCCACTGCCCAAGGTCCCGGAGCGATTGGCATCCTTCGGGTATCGGGCTCTGCCGTATTGCCCATTGCCCTTGCCGTTCTACAAAAGAATGGATCTCCCCTTACAGAAGAATTTATAAAAAACCAAAAACGCACTGCTATTTTCTGTGATTTTGTTTCTGCCGATAAACCACTAGACCAAATTGTATTTTTTTATTTTCCTTCACCTAACTCATACACAGGTGAAGATTTAGCCGAATTCCATTTACATGGAAATCCAATTCTACTCAAACGTGCCTTACAAATTCTTTTTGATAAAGGAGCAAGGCCTGCACAGAAAGGTGAGTTTACAAAAAGAGCTTACTTAAATGGAAAAATCAATTTATCGGGTGCGGAAGCAATCGGTAGGCTCATTGAAGCACGTTCTCGATACGAGTTGGAATTAGCACAAAAAAACGTATTTGGTGAAATTACCAAATTAAGTTCGAAAATCAGAAGTGATCTGATTTCACTCAAAGCAGAATGTGAAGCAGAAATTGATTTTTCAACCGAAGACTTAACCTTCGAAAGTTTAGAAGAAAGAAAAAATAGAATGATTTCTTTAAAAAATCTTTGTTCTAAATTAATCAAAGATTCGGAACGGGCGGAAACTTTAATTTTACAATCGACTGTTGTTTTATTTGGAGAACCAAACACTGGTAAGTCGAGCCTGATGAACTTACTGATAGGAAAAGATAGATCGATAATTTCAGATATTCCAGGCACAACTAGGGATTATATAGCAGAAGAATTGAGTTTGGATGGAATTCCAATTCGACTTGTGGACACTGCTGGAATTAGAGAAACATCGGATAACATAGAACAGATGGGAATTGAAAGAAGTAAACGTGAAGCCGATAGTGCCAACGTTAAATTACTTCTTATCGATGCTTCCGCACCATTCGACAAAAGTTCGTTTTTAACAAAACATAAAGAAAGACTAAGAGGAGCCATCCTTGTTGCCAATAAAATTGATGAAAAACATAAAGATTGGAACCGAAACCAATTCGAGGATCTACAGAACGAATTCGAATTAGAAATTACTGAAATTTCCTGTAAAACCAAAGTTGGAATTCCCAAATTATTAGAACTTTTAAAAACAAAACTTATTTCTAACGATAACTCAGAAGATATGGTTTTATTAGAAGATAGGCAAAGATTCCATATTCAAAAAATCGAAACCAGCTTAACGGAAGCGATTCGACTTATGGAAGACAGTGCTCCCGCGGAAATTTATATCCAGGAAATCAATTCCTCTCTCAAAGAAATCGGGGAAGTCAATGGTCATGTGGATAATGAAGAAATCCTTGGAAGAATTTTTAGCAAATTTTGTGTTGGTAAATAA
- a CDS encoding efflux RND transporter permease subunit: MKKIIHFFVYKPLVANLVFIFLFLAGMISVLSMKREAFPRVNFRQVRVLTVYPGASPVDVEKKVTIPIEEKLREVEGLDSVRSISRNSESDISIKIDLEHNNPDGVVNDIRRAVDRVTNLPIQVKDRPIVTEQKSSNFPVLEIAIHGAMDEMELQEMGRFIEDEMRKVTGVSRVDAFGKRKEEWRIRVDPELKKRYTLGFSDIINAISKRNISVPAGSFLRPITQDIRVTGEINEINDIKNIPIRSNETGNTILLSQVANVKDTYERPRVIAIVNGEPAYVLQIIKKDSADIIRTVQAVQERINELKKQIPANIQFTELNNEGARAIKRLDVVITNSLQGLFLVVVVLILFFSFKDSLLTSLSLPLTLFATTIAFPIFDVSFNLVSMLGIIISLGMLVDNSIIISENIYKHRSRKIDSREAAVLGASELFVPIIGSYLTTVAAFLPMAFMSGIMGKFIWQIPFMVIVALTLSLFESFLLLPVRYAQFTSHEVKKRSKHREKFRTVLENGFEALKSGFTRFITRVVNRPFLTLGSILIVFLSSCGLVGLMNFNLFPKEGIDYVMVRAEFPPDFSAQETAKQLQYFQPILDKIPKKEVQSIILKIGIQQTDPTDPLTRIGEQLGMAQIILVPETERKRTAQEIFGELEPDLKKLPNAVSVMVDLVVNGPPIGAAVTVAIEGRDYKILKQISNEMQDFLRKQEGVININDDYKPGREEIQIRVKDTASAITGIDTEITAYYVRTAMEGLEASNLRKGKDEVRIIIQNDDRFRDGVEDLDSIQISNKFGLLTPITAVTTKTTVQGIEALYHNDYEKAITVLADVNEAITSSSIVNSKIVNEFGNIGKKYPGYKIKFRGEQEETAKSMVSLLVAGVLALFGIFAILAIIFNSIKKPILILLSIPLGFVGVVFGFLISGKALSFLAMIGIIGLAGVIVNASIVLVDTIQEFQAKGEGLYESLVTASSERFRPILVTTMTTMAGMIPTAYAIGGSDPLLIPMTLSLAWGLGFGTFGSLIFIPASFSAYYKLKKRS, encoded by the coding sequence ATGAAAAAAATTATACATTTCTTCGTCTATAAACCATTAGTTGCTAATTTGGTTTTTATCTTTTTGTTCCTTGCGGGAATGATTTCCGTTTTATCGATGAAACGGGAAGCATTTCCCCGAGTGAACTTTCGCCAAGTGCGAGTTCTCACCGTGTATCCTGGGGCAAGCCCTGTGGATGTAGAAAAAAAAGTTACCATTCCCATCGAAGAGAAGTTACGCGAAGTAGAAGGATTAGATTCGGTTCGTTCCATTTCCCGAAACTCTGAATCCGATATCAGTATCAAAATTGATTTAGAACACAATAACCCCGATGGTGTTGTCAACGATATCAGACGTGCCGTTGATCGTGTTACCAATTTACCAATTCAAGTGAAAGATCGTCCTATTGTTACAGAACAAAAAAGTTCCAACTTTCCCGTGTTAGAAATTGCGATCCACGGTGCTATGGATGAAATGGAACTTCAGGAAATGGGTAGGTTCATCGAAGATGAAATGCGCAAAGTAACAGGTGTTTCTCGTGTGGATGCTTTTGGTAAAAGAAAAGAAGAATGGCGCATACGTGTTGATCCCGAGTTAAAAAAACGATATACACTTGGATTTTCTGATATTATCAACGCTATTTCGAAACGAAATATCAGTGTTCCTGCTGGCTCTTTTTTGCGACCGATTACCCAAGACATTCGTGTGACTGGAGAAATTAACGAAATCAATGATATTAAAAATATTCCTATTCGTTCTAATGAAACTGGAAATACAATTTTATTATCCCAAGTTGCAAATGTAAAAGACACTTATGAAAGACCTAGGGTGATTGCTATTGTAAACGGCGAACCAGCTTATGTTTTGCAAATCATTAAAAAGGACAGTGCTGATATTATTCGTACCGTACAAGCTGTTCAGGAACGAATTAACGAATTAAAAAAACAAATACCTGCGAACATTCAATTTACAGAATTAAATAATGAAGGGGCACGTGCCATCAAACGTTTGGATGTTGTGATCACCAACTCTTTGCAAGGTTTATTTTTGGTTGTGGTAGTTCTCATTCTCTTTTTTAGTTTTAAAGATTCGTTACTCACAAGTCTTTCATTGCCACTAACATTATTTGCAACAACCATTGCATTTCCTATCTTTGATGTATCATTCAATTTAGTATCGATGCTCGGAATCATCATCTCTTTGGGGATGCTCGTAGATAATAGCATCATCATTTCAGAAAATATCTACAAACATAGATCCAGAAAAATTGATTCAAGGGAAGCTGCGGTTCTAGGTGCTAGTGAATTGTTTGTTCCGATCATAGGATCTTATTTAACCACGGTGGCTGCATTTTTACCTATGGCATTTATGTCTGGAATTATGGGTAAATTCATTTGGCAAATTCCATTTATGGTCATTGTCGCTTTGACTTTATCATTATTTGAATCCTTTTTACTACTTCCCGTGCGTTATGCACAGTTTACTTCTCATGAGGTAAAAAAACGTTCGAAACATAGAGAAAAATTTCGCACTGTTCTAGAAAATGGATTTGAGGCGTTAAAATCTGGATTTACGCGTTTTATTACTCGTGTTGTGAATCGTCCATTTCTAACTCTTGGTTCCATTCTCATTGTTTTTCTATCTTCCTGCGGGCTCGTAGGGCTAATGAATTTCAATTTATTCCCCAAGGAAGGAATTGATTATGTGATGGTCCGTGCGGAATTTCCTCCTGATTTTTCGGCGCAAGAGACCGCAAAACAACTGCAATACTTCCAACCAATTTTGGATAAAATTCCTAAAAAGGAAGTACAAAGTATTATTTTAAAAATTGGAATCCAACAAACTGATCCTACCGATCCATTAACTCGGATTGGGGAACAGTTAGGAATGGCACAAATCATTCTTGTTCCAGAAACAGAAAGGAAACGAACTGCTCAGGAAATTTTTGGTGAATTGGAACCTGATCTAAAAAAACTACCGAATGCGGTTTCTGTGATGGTGGATTTGGTGGTCAATGGTCCTCCTATTGGGGCTGCCGTCACTGTTGCGATAGAAGGTAGAGATTATAAAATCCTAAAACAAATATCCAATGAGATGCAAGATTTTCTTAGAAAACAAGAAGGTGTCATCAATATCAACGATGATTACAAACCGGGTAGAGAAGAAATTCAAATTCGAGTAAAAGATACGGCCTCAGCCATTACTGGAATCGATACGGAAATTACTGCGTATTATGTTCGTACAGCGATGGAAGGTTTAGAGGCATCTAACTTACGTAAAGGTAAAGACGAAGTTCGAATCATTATTCAAAACGATGACAGATTTCGAGATGGAGTTGAAGATTTAGATTCCATTCAAATTTCAAACAAATTTGGCCTTCTAACGCCGATTACTGCGGTGACAACTAAAACTACAGTCCAAGGAATCGAAGCATTATATCATAATGATTATGAAAAAGCAATTACGGTTCTAGCAGATGTAAACGAAGCAATCACAAGTTCCTCTATCGTAAATAGTAAAATTGTAAATGAATTTGGAAACATTGGCAAAAAATATCCAGGATATAAAATCAAATTTAGAGGAGAACAAGAAGAGACAGCAAAATCAATGGTATCCCTTTTGGTTGCCGGAGTGCTTGCCCTTTTTGGAATTTTTGCCATCCTCGCAATCATCTTCAATAGCATTAAAAAACCTATACTCATTCTTCTTTCCATACCACTTGGTTTTGTTGGTGTAGTGTTTGGATTTTTGATTTCAGGAAAGGCTTTAAGTTTTCTTGCCATGATTGGAATCATTGGTCTTGCTGGAGTGATTGTGAATGCTTCGATTGTACTTGTAGATACAATTCAAGAATTCCAAGCAAAAGGCGAAGGTTTGTATGAGTCTTTGGTTACTGCCTCTTCGGAAAGGTTCCGGCCAATTTTAGTGACAACCATGACAACGATGGCAGGTATGATTCCCACAGCATACGCGATAGGTGGATCAGATCCGCTTCTCATTCCAATGACATTGTCATTAGCATGGGGACTTGGATTTGGAACTTTTGGATCCCTTATCTTTATCCCCGCTAGTTTCTCGGCTTATTACAAACTAAAGAAAAGAAGTTAA
- a CDS encoding Acg family FMN-binding oxidoreductase has translation MKLTRKSFLWNSLASGALVSLSTLQNNLYAYSGTDSILHRKDPLNFAESLGLTKPLEQILVTALLAPNSHNSQPWKIKKVSDSEFLLFGDKEKQLLEIDSLNRQFFHTQGCFLELAHLTADKLMFDTKITYFPKGKPGPKTFANLPVAKFEIFPKSKCVHDFLFAGVPNRRMNRSVYSGNLISKEELEDLKMLMGPTKHKLLFVNDPKQLESILPILDAAFAMETNRTISNELNRKWFRISKEDIYTKRDGLTLEGNGLSGIKLWFAKTFFVDLSKESWHSESAREAGIQMFQKQVYSSKALVLFITEGSDEERTWIETGRDFMRLTLACAVREIAFHTMNQAVEDYPESRQFTKQLKTILGLKPKEQIQLIARMGRSSYEYNSPRRELSSFLI, from the coding sequence ATGAAGCTCACAAGAAAAAGTTTTCTCTGGAACAGTTTGGCATCTGGCGCTCTTGTGTCACTCTCCACATTGCAAAATAATTTATATGCTTATAGTGGTACGGATTCAATTCTCCATAGAAAAGACCCCCTCAATTTTGCAGAGTCCCTCGGTTTAACCAAGCCACTAGAGCAGATCCTTGTCACAGCTCTCCTGGCACCCAATTCCCATAATTCGCAACCTTGGAAAATAAAAAAGGTTTCCGATTCGGAATTTTTACTTTTTGGCGATAAAGAGAAACAACTTTTAGAAATCGATTCTCTCAATCGGCAATTTTTCCACACACAAGGTTGTTTTTTGGAACTTGCTCATTTAACAGCCGATAAACTAATGTTCGATACAAAAATCACCTACTTTCCAAAAGGCAAACCCGGACCAAAAACCTTTGCCAATTTGCCCGTAGCAAAATTTGAAATTTTCCCCAAATCTAAATGTGTTCATGATTTTTTATTTGCAGGTGTTCCTAACCGCAGAATGAATCGTTCCGTATATTCTGGTAATTTAATTTCAAAGGAAGAATTAGAAGACTTAAAAATGTTAATGGGTCCCACGAAACATAAATTACTCTTCGTAAATGATCCAAAACAATTAGAATCCATACTTCCTATTTTGGATGCGGCCTTTGCGATGGAAACCAATCGCACCATATCCAATGAACTGAATCGAAAATGGTTTCGAATTTCAAAAGAAGACATTTATACAAAACGAGACGGACTCACATTAGAAGGAAATGGACTTTCAGGAATCAAACTTTGGTTTGCTAAAACATTCTTTGTAGATCTATCGAAAGAATCATGGCATTCAGAATCTGCAAGAGAAGCAGGAATTCAAATGTTCCAAAAGCAAGTGTATTCTTCTAAGGCTCTTGTATTATTCATCACGGAAGGTTCTGATGAAGAAAGAACTTGGATAGAAACGGGTCGGGATTTTATGCGTCTCACTTTGGCTTGTGCGGTCAGAGAAATTGCCTTTCACACCATGAACCAAGCTGTGGAAGATTATCCTGAAAGTCGCCAGTTCACCAAACAACTAAAAACGATCCTTGGCCTAAAACCAAAAGAACAAATCCAATTGATAGCAAGGATGGGTAGAAGTTCGTACGAATACAATTCCCCTAGACGTGAATTAAGTAGTTTCTTAATTTAA